CTTTTATAAAAAAGGTTTTAATATCTTTATCGGATAGCTATCTGCCGATGTCAGTACCCAAACATATTCATGAAGACCAGCGTTACCTGCAGGCGCTCATCGACAATGACACGCAGGTGATTGGTGAAATATACCGGCGTTTCTCTCACCGGGTTAAACAGTTTATCTTACAAAACAACGGCTCGGCCGACGATGCGGCCGACATCTTCCAGGAAGCGCTGGTAGACGTCTACAACCAGGCGCGGTTTAAAGGCCTGCAGCTTACATGCCCTTTTGAACCTTTTCTATTATTGATCTGTAAAAGAAAATGGCTTAATGAGCTGAAGAAAAACGGGCGTAAGGGGGTAACAATTGATATTGACGAGCGATTTAATATCGGTGAAGATACTTTCCGGCAGGCCGAACTTTCCTGGGCAGAAGGCGAAAAGGCGAAGCTGTTCCGCACGATGTTTGCTAAGTTGGGTAAACGTTGCCAGGAGATAATTCGCTCGTCGCTGGACAATAAACCGCAGGAGGAAGTGGCTACCGCATTAGGCGTTACTTATGGCTACCTGCGCAAAAAGAAGTCGGAAATGGCGATGCTTATCGCTTCCATCAATGATAATCTTTCTAAATGGGGATTGAAATGAATGCTTTTGATCATGAACTGATAGACCGCTACCTGCGCGGTGAGCTTACCGGAGAGGTGCTGCGCGAGTTTAAGCAAAGATTGGCGACTGACGCCAACCTTCGCAGGGCGATGGATACACAACAACAGGTGGAAGCATCACTTCGTTATGAACTGCATCCCGATCAGCAGCAACGTGCCTTTCAGCAAACGCTGGAAGAAAACCGCAGTCACATCACCACCCCGATGAGGAAGCACTCCCGCAGTGTACCGAAGTTTGTCATTGCTGCCGCAGCCATTGCGGCAATGGTTGCGGGCACTTTGTTCCTCGCTCCATGGGAAAAGGATCTCTATCGTCAGTACTCCGGCATTACGATGACCTCCCCAGCTGAACGCGGACAAAACGACCAGGCCGACTTGGTACAGGCCGCCGACCTATTCAACGATAAATCCTACCCCGCCGCTATTACGATCTTAGGCAAAGCGCTCGTCAGCGATTCTGCCAACGCGTACGCCCGCTTTTATCGTGGTGTGGCCTTGCTCGAAAGCGGCCAGCTACCCGAAGCCCGCACGGACTTGCAAAAGATTTACGAAGGCAATTCCCTCTTTAAATACGACGCCGCCTTTTACCTGGCACTCACGTACCTGAAGGATGATCAACCGGAGCTTTGCCGCCAATGGCTGCAAAAGATACCGGAGGATGCAGCCAATTATGAAAAGGCGCAACATCTGCTTAAAGATTTGTAGGGAGCGCGGGAGAAGTAAAGCCTAACCGCTTCAGGCCGCGTTGCACATCAGGCGTGGCCATGAACAACTTCCATAACAACCCGCTGCGATAATTTTCGATCATGACAACGATCGGCCCCTGGTCGATGGCGAGGTATTGTGTATCGTACCAGTTGTGCGTTTCCGAAAAGGCGTCGTAGAAACCATATGGCCCCCATATCTTATCGCCCAGTTTATGGTAGAAGTGTTTTAACGCCTGCATCGAATACTCGGGTGTATATGGAAAAGCAGAAAGTGCAGCCGTTGGCGTGATAACACCCAGATCATTCGTCGGCGAATGTGCATTGTAGAACTCATGGTTATCACTGGCCGTCAGCCCCCAGCAATCGGCGCCGTAGCCTTTAAACTTCTTTGGATTTTCTACGCAATACTGCCGGTTAATCAATGTATGATTCCGGTTCTGCTCCCAGTAATCCGCATATTGATCTTTTAACCCACGCGGATCAAGCCCGAGAAAGGAATAATGCGTAAAAAATAACGGTCCGCCGTAATCGAAGCCCAGCGGCAGTTTGATGCCGTAGAAAGACTTTCCGTTGTAAAAGAAATTACTCATTGCCCAGCCACGATGATACGCATTTGGCGAGATGGAAAAATTAGGAGAAGATGCCGCGAGTACATAAGCGATCAGGCACTCGTTATAACCTTTGATCTGGTGGTTCATGGCCCAGCCGTTGTTAGGCGACCAATGCCAGTACAGCACATCCTGACCGTCGCGGGTATACCAGTTCCATTCGGCATCGTTCCACAACCAGGTAATACGGCTGCGCAGCTCTTCTTCTTTCGGCGTCTTACGGTCGAAATACTGCCTTACGGTTAACAGCCCCTGGAACATGAACGCGGACTCCACCACATCGCCGCCGTCGTCTTTGCGGCCAAAAGGCACGGTTTGACCGGTAGCACCATTCAACCAATGCGGCCAGATGCCGTGGTAATGATTTGCTTTTTCCAGGAACTTCACAATTTTCAGCAGTCTGTCCAGCCCCTGCTCACGGGTGATGAACTTACGCTCTATGCCTACAAGGATGGCCATCACCCCAAAGCCGGAACCACCGATGGTCACCACTTCGGGCGTAACGGTACGCTCCGGTGCCAGCCCGGATACGGGATGCGCAAACTTCCAGAAGTAATCGAACGTACGTTGCTGCACCAGTGTTAGTAAAGCGGAATCGCTCAGGTTCGTGGGGCGCTTTTGCGAAAAAGTAGTGACCGTGCCGAGCAGCAATAAAGCCGTCAAAATATATCTGATCATATTGTATCGTCAAAAAAAGTAAAAAAGGCAGCCCGGCAACTACCTGGCTGCCACTAAAAATTAATTATATCCCTGGTTCTGTCCCAGCCTGTTCCCACTTAAATCGCGCTGGTCCTGCGGAATGGGGAACAATTCATGTTTGTTGTCCTGGAAGGCCTTGCCGTGTGCACGCATGATCTGTCCCGCGCGGCCCTGGCGCACAATGTCGAAGAAGCGATCAAACTCCATGGCCAACTCCACCCTCCGCTCGTCCCATATCTTCAGACGCATGGCCGCCTGGTCGCCAGAAAAGTTCGGTAGACCGGCGCGACGGCGTACCATGTTCAGCTTTGCTGTGGCCTCACCCATGTTACTTAACTCGTTCGCGGCTTCCGCATAAATGAGCAGCACATCCGCATACCGCAATACCCGGTGATTTTTAGGCATCCTGTCCGGCACACCGCAATAAGGCTCCTGGGTGCGGCTGTGATAAGCTTTGTAGTTATACCGGTCGTTCTCCACCGAATCGCGGCCCGGTATGCGAAAACCGTCCCATAACACCGTACCGCCCGCAGCAACATTGATGACAGTAGCGGGCAGCCGCCGGTCGCCGGGTTCGTAGGCGTTTACCAGGCTTTGGGTCGGGTTATTAAAGCCGAACCCGAGGTCTGTCCAACCACGTTTGCCACCGGCACGCGGGCCCTGGCTAACGGAGTAGATATTGATCGCAGCGTTACAGGCGGCATTAGTACCCGTCTGCACTTCAAATAATGACTCGGAAGAATTAGCGCCTGCTACCCGCCAGATGTTGGCGTAGTTGGGCAGCGTATCGTACAGGCCGGAATTGATCACGGCCTGCGCCATATCAAACGCCATTTGCCAGTTACGGCGATACAGGTATACTTTCGCCAGTAATCCCTGTGCCGCGCCCTTGGTAGCCCGGCCTACATCCGTAGCGCCTTTCAGCTCGAGGTTATTGGCAGCGAACGTGAGGTCGTCGATGATCAGCTGGTAAATCGTATCCACCGAAGCCCTTGTCTGGAACTGGTCGGAGTTCACCTCGGAAGCAGCCGGCACGCGATCTATTTTAGGCACGCCTCCAAACAGGCGCACGAGGTTGAAGTAGAAGTGCGCGCGAAGAAACCGTACTTCGCCCAGTAAGGCGTTTTTATCCGCAGCGGGCAACGGACTTAAAGGTATCTTCTCCAAGGCCTGGTTGGCGCGTGCGATGCCCTGATAATGACCTTTCCACACGTTGCTGACGATGCCGTTGCGGGCATCCAGGGTAAAATTATCTACCTCGGCCGCAGCGGGATAGTCTGTGGGCGTACTGCCTTTGTCTGCATTATCGGAGGCGATCTCCGTCAATACAATGAACTGCAGACTATTGATATCAGGCTCAAAGCCACCTATCCACATGATGTTATATACCCCATTCACGAGGTCTTGCGCCGCGCGGGGATTGTTACGGATCTCCTCTTCTGTAATTGCACCCTGCGGCGCGATATTGAGGAATTTATCACCACAGCCGGCAAATAGTACCAGCGCAGCAGTCGTATATAATGTAAGTCGAAAGTTCCTTTTCATGATCATGGGTTTTAGAATGTAGCATTCACGCCAAACGCGTAAGTCCTGTTCGTGGGGTAAGCACTTAATTCAATACCGGCTTCGAGCGGACCACCCGGTAGCTCCGGGCTGAAGCCGCTGAACCGTTTTAGGGTGAACAGGTTTTGCGAGGTCAGGAAAAAGCGCAGGGTGGTAATATTTAACCGATCCAATGCCGTTTTGGGCAAGGTATAACCCAGCGTCACGTTGTTCAGCCTGAAGAAGGTGCCCGATTCCACGAAGTAATCAGAGGCGGGTGTATTTGCCTCCAGCACACGCGGATCTTTATTGGACGGCCGGTCGGCCCGCCAGCGGTTATTCGCATAATCGGCTTCGATGTTATCCGTCGCCTGGTAGCGGAATGCCTTTTTACCGTTATACACTTTGTTGCCTGCATTACCGTAAAAGTCGGCGGAGAAGTCGAGGCTCTTATAATTCAGTCCTGCATTTATACCGTAATACATTTTCGGTTGATACGATCCCACGAAGTAGCGGTCCTGCGCAGTAATGCTGCCATCTCCGTCTTTATCGAGATACTTGAGATCGCCCGGCTGTGCGTTTGGCTGAATCACTACGCCATCCTTGTTCTGGTAATTATCGATTTCCTCCTGCGTCTGGAAAATACCATCCGTGCGGTACACGTAGAAACTACCGATCGGCTGGCCGTTAGCCGTAAGTGTGGTGGAGCCTTGCTGCCCAACACCTCCACGCGGCAAGGGCTGGCCGGCATTCAATCCCACCACTTTATTTTTATTAAAGGTGATGTTACCGCCGATGCTGTAGTTGAAGTCTTCTGTAATATCATCTTTCCAGCCTGCCGTAAACTCCCAGCCTTTATT
This genomic interval from Chitinophaga horti contains the following:
- a CDS encoding RNA polymerase sigma factor, with product MSVPKHIHEDQRYLQALIDNDTQVIGEIYRRFSHRVKQFILQNNGSADDAADIFQEALVDVYNQARFKGLQLTCPFEPFLLLICKRKWLNELKKNGRKGVTIDIDERFNIGEDTFRQAELSWAEGEKAKLFRTMFAKLGKRCQEIIRSSLDNKPQEEVATALGVTYGYLRKKKSEMAMLIASINDNLSKWGLK
- a CDS encoding tetratricopeptide repeat protein, with amino-acid sequence MNAFDHELIDRYLRGELTGEVLREFKQRLATDANLRRAMDTQQQVEASLRYELHPDQQQRAFQQTLEENRSHITTPMRKHSRSVPKFVIAAAAIAAMVAGTLFLAPWEKDLYRQYSGITMTSPAERGQNDQADLVQAADLFNDKSYPAAITILGKALVSDSANAYARFYRGVALLESGQLPEARTDLQKIYEGNSLFKYDAAFYLALTYLKDDQPELCRQWLQKIPEDAANYEKAQHLLKDL
- a CDS encoding glucoamylase family protein; protein product: MIRYILTALLLLGTVTTFSQKRPTNLSDSALLTLVQQRTFDYFWKFAHPVSGLAPERTVTPEVVTIGGSGFGVMAILVGIERKFITREQGLDRLLKIVKFLEKANHYHGIWPHWLNGATGQTVPFGRKDDGGDVVESAFMFQGLLTVRQYFDRKTPKEEELRSRITWLWNDAEWNWYTRDGQDVLYWHWSPNNGWAMNHQIKGYNECLIAYVLAASSPNFSISPNAYHRGWAMSNFFYNGKSFYGIKLPLGFDYGGPLFFTHYSFLGLDPRGLKDQYADYWEQNRNHTLINRQYCVENPKKFKGYGADCWGLTASDNHEFYNAHSPTNDLGVITPTAALSAFPYTPEYSMQALKHFYHKLGDKIWGPYGFYDAFSETHNWYDTQYLAIDQGPIVVMIENYRSGLLWKLFMATPDVQRGLKRLGFTSPALPTNL
- a CDS encoding RagB/SusD family nutrient uptake outer membrane protein, giving the protein MKRNFRLTLYTTAALVLFAGCGDKFLNIAPQGAITEEEIRNNPRAAQDLVNGVYNIMWIGGFEPDINSLQFIVLTEIASDNADKGSTPTDYPAAAEVDNFTLDARNGIVSNVWKGHYQGIARANQALEKIPLSPLPAADKNALLGEVRFLRAHFYFNLVRLFGGVPKIDRVPAASEVNSDQFQTRASVDTIYQLIIDDLTFAANNLELKGATDVGRATKGAAQGLLAKVYLYRRNWQMAFDMAQAVINSGLYDTLPNYANIWRVAGANSSESLFEVQTGTNAACNAAINIYSVSQGPRAGGKRGWTDLGFGFNNPTQSLVNAYEPGDRRLPATVINVAAGGTVLWDGFRIPGRDSVENDRYNYKAYHSRTQEPYCGVPDRMPKNHRVLRYADVLLIYAEAANELSNMGEATAKLNMVRRRAGLPNFSGDQAAMRLKIWDERRVELAMEFDRFFDIVRQGRAGQIMRAHGKAFQDNKHELFPIPQDQRDLSGNRLGQNQGYN